From one Triticum aestivum cultivar Chinese Spring chromosome 4B, IWGSC CS RefSeq v2.1, whole genome shotgun sequence genomic stretch:
- the LOC123093650 gene encoding transcription factor BHLH3-like: MDQLDEQSFLDELMSLRRDEAPVPAPAPWQAYPASGMMTTSDLLFYGGEGAAKASSGMDLAGPFQQPMAPPPAAPPHRPHEEFNFDCLSEVCNPYRSCAGGGVPGPGVVNAAGQAYALHDAMAEDHPSCGNLDRGGGSSSSPVPFVFGAGGAGETSEMTRGVFSGGHPRSKLNRGTRSKNLMAERRRRKRLNDRLSMLRSIVPKISKMDRTSILGDTIDYVNELTERIKEIGATPEELNLLNTRKNFSSGSSEEMAMRNSTKFVIEKQGDGEMRIDICCATSPGVLISTVSALEVLGLEIEQCVVSCFGDFAMQASCSQEEGRSRVTSTDEIKQALFTSVGYGGRCL, encoded by the exons ATGGATCAGCTTGACGAGCAGTCGTTCCTGGACGAGCTTATGTCGCTGCGCCGGGACGAAGCGCCGGTGCCGGCTCCGGCTCCGTGGCAGGCGTACCCGGCCAGTGGCATGATGACGACGAGCGACctcctattctacggcggcgagggCGCTGCCAAGGCGAGCAGCGGCATGGACTTGGCCGGGCCCTTTCAGCAGCCCATGGCGCCACCGCCGGCCGCGCCACCGCACCGGCCGCATGAGGAGTTCAACTTCGACTGCCTCAGCGAAGTGTGCAACCCTTATAGGAGCTGCGCCGGCGGCGGCGTCCCAGGGCCTGGCGTCGTCAACGCGGCCGGCCAGGCGTATGCCCTCCACGACGCCATGGCGGAGGATCACCCGAGCTGCGGCAACCTGGATCGCGGTGGTGGGTCGTCGTCGTCCCCGGTGCCGTTCGTGTTCGGAGCAGGAGGCGCCGGGGAGACGTCGGAGATGACCAGGGGCGTCTTCTCCGGCGGCCACCCTAGAAGCAAGCTCAACCGCGGCACTAGGTCCAAGAACCTCATGGCGGAAAGGCGGCGCCGGAAGCGTCTCAACGACCGCCTCTCCATGCTCCGCTCCATCGTGCCCAAGATCAGCAAG ATGGATAGGACCTCGATCCTTGGGGACACCATAGACTACGTGAATGAACTAACCGAGCGGATCAAAGAGATCGGCGCCACGCCGGAGGAGCTGAACCTGCTGAATACCAGGAAGAATTTCTCCAGCGGTAGCAGCGAGGAGATGGCGATGAGGAATTCCACAAAG TTTGTCATCGAGAAGCAGGGCGATGGCGAAATGAGGATCGACATCTGCTGCGCCACAAGCCCTGGTGTGCTTATCTCGACGGTGAGCGCGCTGGAGGTGCTGGGGTTGGAGATTGAGCAGTGCGTTGTCAGCTGTTTCGGTGACTTCGCCATGCAAGCATCCTGCTCACAA gaggaagggagGAGCCGAGTGACAAGCACCGACGAGATCAAGCAGGCATTGTTCACAAGTGTAGGCTATGGAGGAAGGTGTCTCTAG